The Oscillospiraceae bacterium genomic interval CGCCATCCGTCGAAGTGAAACGGAGAATGTGTGTATTAAAAAAGCACTTGATTTCACAAGTGCTTTTTTGGTACACCATCAGGGACTCGAACCCTGGACACCCTGATTAAGAGTCTTTAAATAGGTTTTTGGGCAAGTGCCTGAAATGACAGCGTTTGACACGATAAAGCCAGTAATGATGCGGGTTTGGAGTGTTCAGTAATAAACAGTAATAAACCATAAAAAGTCAGTCAAAATGTTAGTCATTTAGTCAAAATGTTAGTCAAAAAATTAGTCAAGAATTGTATGTGATATTCCATTAAAATCAATATTTTTTTTAAAGTAATAGACATCAAAAATGATGTCTATTTTTATGTTATTTTATATTAAGGAGGGGATATTATGAGTAAATTTACTTGTAATAAATTTGATTTTTACTATGGTAAAGAAGCTGAACAGTTTAATTTTTACAGGATCCCTAAATTGCTTTTTACTGATGACCGATTTAAAAGTGTTTCGACAGAAGCTAAGGTTCTTTACGGATTATTGCTTGATAGAATGTCTTTATCTATTAAAAATGGTTGGGTGGATGAAGAAAATAGAGTATATATTTTTTTTAAGCTTGAAGAAGCTATGGAATTTTTATCAATAGGTAAAGATAAAGGGGTGAAATTATTTGCTGAACTTGATGACAAAAAAGGTTGTGGTTTGATAAAAAGAAGAACTCAAGGGATGGGGAAACCAATAATAATTTATGTAATGAATTTTAATTCAAATGTAGTTTCTAATGAAGACATTTCGCAAGGAAATAGTGACATGTTTCAGGTTCCCGAAGAATCGAAATCCGGACTTTCAGATATAACCGAAGTCTTGACTTCTGAAAAACCGAAGTCTAGGGTTCTGAAAAACCGAAGTCATGTCTTCGGAAAATCAGAAGTAAATGAAACTAATATAAGTGATAATAATATTAGCGATAATAATCTTATCAAATCTAATCAAGATGGAGAATGCTCTACGAAACTTGATGTGAAGAATGAGATTATAATGCGTGAGAAATGTAAAAAAGATATTGCTAAAAATATTGAATATGCTCTTGTATGTGAGAATTACAGTCAAGAAAAAGCAGATTCTATTTTGGATATAATACTTGATGCAGTTTGTAGTAAAAAAGATTACCTGATGATTGCTGGAGGAGAAATCCCGCAGATAGTTGTCAAAAATAGATTTTTGAAATTGGATTATAGGCATATTGAATATGTTCTTGATTGTCTTGAAAATAATACCAGTAAAATACATAACATACAAAGTTATATTCTGACAGCATTGTATAATTCACCAAAGACAATGGAACATTATTACACTACATTAGTTAGACACGATCTATGTGTTGATAAATGAGAGGAGTATTTAAGATGAATGAAAATAAGAATAAACTATCCCGAGAAGAAT includes:
- a CDS encoding replication initiator protein A, whose product is MSKFTCNKFDFYYGKEAEQFNFYRIPKLLFTDDRFKSVSTEAKVLYGLLLDRMSLSIKNGWVDEENRVYIFFKLEEAMEFLSIGKDKGVKLFAELDDKKGCGLIKRRTQGMGKPIIIYVMNFNSNVVSNEDISQGNSDMFQVPEESKSGLSDITEVLTSEKPKSRVLKNRSHVFGKSEVNETNISDNNISDNNLIKSNQDGECSTKLDVKNEIIMREKCKKDIAKNIEYALVCENYSQEKADSILDIILDAVCSKKDYLMIAGGEIPQIVVKNRFLKLDYRHIEYVLDCLENNTSKIHNIQSYILTALYNSPKTMEHYYTTLVRHDLCVDK